Within the Opitutaceae bacterium TAV5 genome, the region TGCCGGATGCGCAATGGGAGTATGTCGTGTTCGATTCGCCGACGGTCAACGCGTTCGCCCTGCCCGGGGGCAAGGTCGGGGTTTACACCGGGTTGATCAACCTGGCTTCGAGCGATGACGAGATTGCGATCGTCATGGGGCACGAGGTGGCGCACGTCACCTGCCGCCACGGCGGCGAGCGGATGTCGCAAAACGCGCTCGTCCAGCTTGGCGCGGTGGCGTTGAGTCTCGGGACCCAGAGCAGCGAATACCAGGCCTTGTATGCGCAGGCCTATGACACGGGCTCGCAGCTTGGCGTGCTGCTGCCGTATTCGCGCAAGCACGAGACGGAAGCGGACACGGTGGGCATCCGGTATGCGGCCAACGCCGGCTATGATCCCCGCGCGGCGGTGACATTCTGGCAAAAGATGGCGGCGCAGAGCCAGGGCGCCGAGCCTTCAAAACTGTTCTCGACGCATCCCCCGACGGCGGAACGTATCGCCAACCTGCAAACTCTCGCCGGCCCGCTCGTGCCGACCTACGAAGCGGCGAAGACGAAGTACGCGCAGTGAGACTTTCCGGGCCGTCCCTCTACCCGGATGTCACCTTGACGAATGTGCCGTCGAGGCCGGCGGGCAGACGGCGGGGGCGGCCGGTCGCGGGATTGACCGCACACCAGACGGTGCGAACCTGCGCGAGGAGTTGCCCGTCGCTCTCGCGAAAGATCGCGCAATGGCGTTCGCTGGTGACGGCGCTCATCGCCTCGACCCAGGTGCGCACGACAAGCACGTCGCCGGCGAAGGCCGGTTTTTTGTAGTCGATTTCGTGGCGGGCGACCACCCACGCGATGGCATCGGCAGTCGCACGGTCGACGGCGGCCCGCCAGTGGGAGATCGCCGCGTCCTGCACCCAGCGGAGGTAAACGATGTTGTTGGCGTGGCGGTTGACGTCGATGTCGGCCTCGCTGACGGCGACGCGGTAGTCGTGATGCGGCGTGAGTTCGCCGCGTGGCGGGAGCGGGAGGGAAAGGGAGGGCATGGCGGATGCGAAAAAGCGCGGGTCAGCGACGCCAGAGCTCGTCGACGTGAAGGGGGCGCGGATTGTCGAGATGCTGCCAGACGTCGTCCACGTGCGCGGCGACAGAAAACAGGTCGTGCAGGGAAGGGGACTTGAAGTGCTCGCGGGTCATCTTTTCGAAAAAACGCAGCAGGTCGTCGTAAAAGCCGTCCTGGTTGACGAGGACGAGCGGCTTGTCGATCCGGTTGAGGGCGCGGGCGACCATGATCTCGATGAGTTCCTCGAGTGTGCCGATGCCGCCGGGCAGGGCGATGAAGGCGGAGGCGCGCTCCTCCATGAGGCGGCGGCGTTCGCGCATGGTGGCGACGACGACCAGTTCGTCGGCTTCGCGCCAGGCCAGTTCGCGTTCGACCATGAAGTCGGGGATCACGCCGACA harbors:
- a CDS encoding thioesterase, translated to MDVNRHANNIVYLRWVQDAAISHWRAAVDRATADAIAWVVARHEIDYKKPAFAGDVLVVRTWVEAMSAVTSERHCAIFRESDGQLLAQVRTVWCAVNPATGRPRRLPAGLDGTFVKVTSG